The Triticum dicoccoides isolate Atlit2015 ecotype Zavitan chromosome 6A, WEW_v2.0, whole genome shotgun sequence genome has a window encoding:
- the LOC119316004 gene encoding uncharacterized protein LOC119316004 codes for MAGATVRGCVDKRDSRGKAAATQTCGSRNLLSSCRACKHSLQIQSRFLASHPFTKSNQDDGAMKKNPPSIEVVQHRVGAGLGSGGGGSISFSEPWREMTPGSGSGHGGSSGRGGGREPPEKRLTLFALRLAVLEKAASGLGKLDFAWATVVLLGGFASDLYIIDFWCITVILVSEAARVFSRSHELEWQHHATLTSTAGNALRSSSRFFRRLAHAIAEPHTTAALGDGDTRATAALFQRQIVALMKQRTWHAPDVPLLPYTGWVFVSKKIGRLLNWLQVLSALACVALSVTRLSKRDHFDEAKNMRPALLLFYALALLEASLFLLEKAYWTWKMSVCKLLDQVSADCELGPYGLVSLKRFFYDAYSQCVAGSIFDGIKMDLVTFAEDLILSDFLDEQLIGARILQQLATSKGSARDTLRKLGTNPRSIERAVEMLNWKRHDEEEVRRCAAQVVSKLAGKRQNALRVSGIPGAIESVMSLLYTGRGPPTTSLDHPQGAAAAEQPDRIYDYLQFNLLGLHILKKLARDHDNCGKIGNARGLLAKIVEFTHVSPALLLNPSASDSQVRSVKRALQVIKMLVYTTGATGKALRRDVAENVFTVSNLRGVLQHGHQRMELQKLAMDVLTGMAMDERAKETIVGTGGVVNLLLSIFFNAGECDLGNEAGEALAMLALESEASCSAILKRADVLDQLASALDAHDARCLNAMRVLRNLCAYAGAEHRTRLSTVTKAMPTVLGATMTGRDKILEVSVGLTTQICRFLDVDQFTAELRGAGLDERAYVERLVGILRQYRYPEIRVPRMRRFVVQQIVWLMTSSPRRGDGGFVELLQELGMRQLLEAIAETTSEVECYHVFSGSVPIGKFRESFSAIVDTALQLLAAGEDAAGAGGGESVG; via the exons ATGGCGGGAGCTACCGTCCGTGGCTGTGTGGATAAGAGAGACTCtagggggaaggcggcggccac CCAAACCTGTGGAAGTAGAAACCTTCTCAGCTCGTGCCGTGCGTGCAAGCATTCGCTTCAAATCCAATCCCGTTTCCTGGCTTCCCATCCATTCACCAAGTCCAACCAAGACGACGGCgccatgaagaagaacccgccgaGCATCGAGGTCGTCCAGCACCGGGTCGGCGCCGGCCTGGGCAGCgggggcggcggctccatatccttCTCCGAGCCGTGGCGGGAGATGACGCCGGGCAGCGGCAGCGGCCACGGCGGCAGCtcgggccggggcggcggccgggAGCCGCCGGAGAAGCGGCTCACGCTCTTCGCGCTCCGGCTCGCCGTCCTCGAGAAGGCGGCCAGCGGGCTCGGCAAGCTCGACTTCGCGTGGGCCACCGTCGTGCTGCTCGGCGGCTTCGCCAGCGACCTTTACATCATCGACTTCTGGTGCATCACCGTCATCCTCGTCAGCGAGGCGGCGCGCGTCTTCAGCCGCAGCCACGAGCTGGAGTGGCAGCACCACGCCACCCTCACCTCCACGGCCGGCAACGCGCTGCGCTCCAGCTCCCGCTTCTTCCGCCGCCTCGCGCACGCCATCGCCGAGCCGCACACGACCGCGGCGCTCGGGGACGGCGACACGCGCGCCACGGCGGCGCTCTTCCAGCGCCAGATCGTGGCCCTCATGAAGCAGCGCACCTGGCACGCCCCCGACGTGCCGCTGCTCCCCTACACCGGCTGGGTCTTCGTCTCCAAGAAGATCGGCAGGCTGCTAAACTGGCTGCAGGTGCTCTCGGCGTTGGCCTGCGTCGCGCTCTCGGTGACGCGGCTCTCGAAGCGCGATCATTTCGACGAGGCCAAGAACATGCGGCCggcgctgctgctcttctacgcgcTGGCGCTGCTGGAGGCGTCGCTCTTCCTGCTGGAGAAGGCCTACTGGACGTGGAAGATGTCCGTCTGCAAGCTGCTCGACCAGGTGAGCGCCGACTGCGAGCTCGGCCCCTACGGCCTCGTCTCCCTCAAGCGCTTCTTCTACGACGCCTACTCGCAGTGCGTCGCCGGCAGCATCTTCGACGGCATCAAGATGGACCTCGTCACCTTCGCCGAGGACCTCATCCTCTCCGACTTCCTCGACGAGCAGCTCATCGGCGCCCGCATCCTGCAGCAGCTGGCCACCAGCAAGGGCTCCGCGCGCGACACGCTACGCAAGCTGGGCACCAACCCGCGCTCTATCGAGCGCGCCGTCGAGATGCTCAACTGGAAGCGCCACGACGAGGAGGAGGTGCGCAGGTGCGCCGCCCAGGTCGTCTCCAAGCTCGCCGGCAAGCGCCAGAACGCGCTCCGCGTCTCCGGCATCCCCGGCGCCATCGAGTCCGTCATGTCCCTGCTCTACACCGGCCGCGGCCCGCCGACGACGTCCCTGGACCACCCGCAGGGGGCCGCCGCCGCCGAGCAGCCAGACCGGATCTACGACTACCTGCAGTTCAACCTTCTGGGCCTGCACATACTCAAGAAGCTGGCCAGGGACCACGACAACTGCGGCAAGATCGGCAACGCGCGCGGCCTGCTCGCCAAGATCGTGGAGTTCACGCACGTCTCGCCGGCCCTGCTCCTCAACCCGAGCGCCTCCGACTCTCAGGTGCGCTCCGTCAAGCGCGCGCTCCAGGTGATCAAGATGCTCGTCTACACCACGGGGGCGACGGGCAAGGCGCTCCGGCGGGACGTCGCCGAGAACGTCTTCACCGTCAGCAACCTCCGGGGGGTCCTGCAGCACGGCCACCAGCGCATGGAGCTGCAGAAGCTGGCCATGGACGTCCTCACCGGGATGGCCATGGACGAGAGGGCCAAGGAGACCATCGTCGGCACCGGGGGCGTCGTCAACCTGCTGCTCTCCATATTCTTCAACGCCGGCGAGTGCGATCTTGGGAACGAGGCCGGCGAGGCGCTGGCGATGCTTGCCTTGGAGAGCGAGGCGAGCTGCTCCGCCATCCTCAAGAGGGCCGACGTGCTCGATCAGCTCGCGTCCGCGTTGGACGCCCACGACGCTCGGTGCCTCAACGCCATGAGGGTGCTGCGCAACCTCTGCGCTTACGCCGGAGCGGAGCACCGAACGCGCCTGAGCACGGTGACCAAGGCCATGCCCACG GTGCTGGGAGCCACCATGACAGGACGAGACAAGATCCTGGAAGTGTCCGTCGGGCTGACGACACAGATCTGCAGGTTCCTCGACGTCGACcagttcaccgccgagctgcgcgggGCCGGCTTGGACGAGCGCGCCTACGTGGAGCGGCTGGTCGGCATCCTGCGGCAGTACAGGTACCCGGAGATCAGAGTGCCACGTATGCGGCGGTTCGTGGTGCAGCAGATTGTCTGGCTCATGACGAGCTCGCCTCGCCGCGGCGACGGCGGCTTTGTGGAACTGCTCCAGGAGCTCGGGATGAGGCAGCTGCTCGAGGCCATCGCCGAGACGACGTCGGAGGTGGAGTGCTACCACGTCTTCTCCGGCAGCGTCCCTATCGGCAAGTTCCGCGAGAGCTTCTCTGCCATCGTGGACACCGCGCTCCAGCTGCTCGCCGCCGGCGAAGACGCTGCCGGTGCTGGAGGAGGAGAAAGCGTCGGCTGA
- the LOC119318084 gene encoding peptide methionine sulfoxide reductase B5-like, which translates to MASGDSKPRSEEEWRAVLNPEQFRILRLKGTELPGTGEYNKFYGDGAYNCVGCGTPLYKSTTKFDSGCGWPAFFEGLPGAIHRTPDPDGRRVEITCAACGGHLGHVFKGEGFKTPTDERHCVNSVSIKFTPASS; encoded by the exons ATGGCGTCCGGCGACAGCAAGCCGAGGAGCGAGGAGGAGTGGCGCGCCGTCCTCAACCCCGAGCAGTTCCGCATCCTCCGCCTCAAGGGCACCGA GTTGCCGGGAACAGGCGAGTACAACAAGTTCTATGGTGACGGGGCGTACAACTGCGTTGGCTGCGGAACGCCCCTGTACAAGTCCACCACCAAATTCGACTCCGGCTGCGGCTGGCCGGCCTTCTTCGAAGGACTTCCTGGAGCCATACACCGGACG CCTGACCCTGATGGTAGGAGGGTTGAGATCACATGCGCAGCTTGCGGTGGGCATTTGGGCCATGTGTTCAAGGGAGAAGGCTTCAAGACGCCTACCGATGAGCGCCACTGCGTCAACAGCGTTTCCATCAAGTTTACTCCTGCCTCCTCCTGA